The Bacillota bacterium DNA segment CCGCGGCGACGGAGTGCTGCTGCGACGGCCGATAAGCGTCTGCGAAATCGGTTCAGATTTTTTAAGCATCGTGTTTGAAATAAAAGGCGAGGGGACAAGATATTTATCGGGGAAAAAGCCCGGTGACACGCTTGATGTGCTTGGCCCTCTCGGCAACAGCTTCAGCCTTGAAAAGGGCAAAAAGGCTCTTATTGCGGGGGGCGGAATCGGCATTTTTCCGCTTTATGAGCTTGCGAAATTTTACGGTGCCGACGCGACAGTGCTGCTTGGTTTCAGAAACCGCAGTGCCGCGGTCATGTGCGCGGAATTTGCGGTAACCGGCGCAAAAGTTTTGGTCGCCACCGACGATGGCTCTATTGGCTTTCACGGAAATGCCGTAAACTGCGCCGAAAAAAAGCTTGACGGTAAATTCGATATTGCGTATGCCTGCGGCCCTAAACCTATGCTTAAGGCGTTTGCCGGATATACGAAAAATCTTGAAATCCCGTGTGAGATCTCAATGGAAGAGAGGATGGGCTGTGGCATCGGGGCATGCCTTGTCTGCGCCTGCAAGACAAAAAAAGCGGGAACTGAAAGCTACAGTCATGTTTGCTCAGACGGCCCTGTATTTAATGTGGCGGAGGTGGTTTTTGAATGAGTGACCTTAGTGTTGAAATTGCCGGCGTCACGTTCGAAAACCCGATAATCGCCGCATCGGGCACCTTCGGGTTCGGCCGTGAATACGGAGAGATGTTTTCACTTAATGAACTGGGCGGAATAAGTGTAAAGGGATTAACACTTACAGAACGTTTGGGCAATAAGCCGCCGAGGATAGCGGAAACCCCGTCCGGGATTCTCAATAGCGTGGGGCTTCAAAACCCAGGCGTGGATGTATTCCTTCATGATTACCTGCCCGAACTTAAAAAATATTCCTTAAAGGTCATTGCGAACATTGCTGGAAACACTGTCGGCGATTACTGCGAAATGGCAGAGAGAATATCCTCAAGCGAAACGGATATGATAGAAATGAATATATCCTGTCCGAACGTCAAAGAGGGCGGCGTTGCTTTCGGCACAAGCGCAAAAACGGTGTTTGAGATCGTTTCTGCCGTAAAAAAACATGCGTCAAAGCCGCTAATAGTCAAGCTTTCGCCAAACGTCACAGATATTGCGGAAATCGCGAGGTCTGCAGAGGCGGCGGGTGCAGACGTGCTTTCGCTTATCAACACGCTTTTGGGCATGAAGATAGACGTTAAAACTAGAAAGCCTATACTTAACAATAATGTCGGCGGATTGTCCGGCCCCGCTGTACGTCCGGTTGCAGTACGCATGGTGTGGCAGGTCAAAAACGCCGTAAAGATACCCGTGATCGGCATGGGCGGCATTGCAACGGCGGAGGATGCACTTGAATTCATTATCGCGGGGGCTGACGCTGTCTCTGTCGGAACGGCATTTTTCAGAAATCCGTTTGCCGCGATCGATATTAAAAAGGGTCTTTGCGATTATCTCGATAAAAACGGCATAAAATCTATTAAAGAGCTTACAGGCAGCCTGATTCTCAACTAACGGAGGAAACCGATGACAAGGGTGTATATAATCCGCCATGCCGAGGCAAGGGGCAACGTAGACAGGATTTTTCACGGCATCACCGACGGCAAGATCACTGAAAACGGCTATGCTCAGCTGAAATGCTTAAGCGCAAGGATGAGCAAAATAAATCTTGATGTCATTTATCACAGCGACCTTTCGAGAACGACTGAAACCGCTCTTGCCGTGCGAAACGGCAGGGACATCCCAATGATTGCCGACCCGCGTTTAAGAGAGATCAACGGCGGTGAATGGGAAGGCAAAAAATGGACGGTATTCCCTAAAAAATACCCGGAGGAGACTGAATACTGGCTTAATGATTTCAGTAAATTCATAGCCCCCCGCGGAGAGAGCGTGCGAGAGCTGTATGACCGTGCGGTCTCGGCGGTAAAAGACATTGTAAGCAAAAATAAAGGAAAAACCATTGCAATTGTAACACATGGAACTCTCATCCGCACACTTACAGCTTTTTTAAAAGGGCTGCCGCTTGAAAAAGTCGATGAGGTAGCCTGGCGTGACAATACTGCCGTCTCTATTGCGGCATTTGATGATACTTTGCAGCCGACATTGCTTCTGGAGGGTGACAACTCTCATCTCGGCGAGCTTTCGACACTTGAAAAACAGAACTGGTGGAAAAACAATTCATTTGAATAATAAATGAGGAGGCATCCCCATGAAAGTGACCGGCTTTATCAAAAACAAATTCGCAAACATCTTTAATGCGTTCCGTCGCTTTCCCGCCACATGCGCTTCTGTTGTCATAACCTATGTTATGATGGTACTTATTTTCGAAAAAGTTTTCGCGGAAAAACATTTTATTTTTTACCTTGCAATGTTTACCGGCATCCTTGTATGTCTTCTCCTAGAGCTTACGATGCGGATATTTGCGACACATCTTCCAATCATGACCGCTCTGCTCGGAGTCGCAGCTTATGGCGGACTTTCTATTTTGTTCTGGAATAATACGAATGACGATCTTGGCATACCGCTTGGTGCGTTTTTCGGTATGCTGGCACTGCTGATACTGTATATTCCATCGGTTAAAGGCAGGTTCGACTTTGAAAAAAACGCATATATATATTTTAAAAACGCATTTATGACGGCGCTCTTCGCAGTTGTTCTGTTCGGCGGCGTGTCACTTATTTTCGGTGCTGTAAATCTGCTGCTTGTAAAAGTCTCATACAGAGTTTACACTCATATTGCATTTGTTGCATTCGTCCTGTTCGCGCCCATTTTCTTTGTCGGCAACCTGCC contains these protein-coding regions:
- a CDS encoding dihydroorotate dehydrogenase electron transfer subunit, coding for RGDGVLLRRPISVCEIGSDFLSIVFEIKGEGTRYLSGKKPGDTLDVLGPLGNSFSLEKGKKALIAGGGIGIFPLYELAKFYGADATVLLGFRNRSAAVMCAEFAVTGAKVLVATDDGSIGFHGNAVNCAEKKLDGKFDIAYACGPKPMLKAFAGYTKNLEIPCEISMEERMGCGIGACLVCACKTKKAGTESYSHVCSDGPVFNVAEVVFE
- a CDS encoding dihydroorotate dehydrogenase, with the translated sequence MSDLSVEIAGVTFENPIIAASGTFGFGREYGEMFSLNELGGISVKGLTLTERLGNKPPRIAETPSGILNSVGLQNPGVDVFLHDYLPELKKYSLKVIANIAGNTVGDYCEMAERISSSETDMIEMNISCPNVKEGGVAFGTSAKTVFEIVSAVKKHASKPLIVKLSPNVTDIAEIARSAEAAGADVLSLINTLLGMKIDVKTRKPILNNNVGGLSGPAVRPVAVRMVWQVKNAVKIPVIGMGGIATAEDALEFIIAGADAVSVGTAFFRNPFAAIDIKKGLCDYLDKNGIKSIKELTGSLILN
- a CDS encoding histidine phosphatase family protein, whose translation is MTRVYIIRHAEARGNVDRIFHGITDGKITENGYAQLKCLSARMSKINLDVIYHSDLSRTTETALAVRNGRDIPMIADPRLREINGGEWEGKKWTVFPKKYPEETEYWLNDFSKFIAPRGESVRELYDRAVSAVKDIVSKNKGKTIAIVTHGTLIRTLTAFLKGLPLEKVDEVAWRDNTAVSIAAFDDTLQPTLLLEGDNSHLGELSTLEKQNWWKNNSFE